One genomic window of Hippopotamus amphibius kiboko isolate mHipAmp2 chromosome 10, mHipAmp2.hap2, whole genome shotgun sequence includes the following:
- the LOC130830268 gene encoding serine/threonine/tyrosine-interacting protein-like yields MRREMQEILPGLFLGPYSSAMKSKLPILQKHGITHIICIRQNIEANFIKPNFQQLFRYLVLDIADNPVENIIRFFPMTKEFIDGSLQSGGKVLVHGNAGISRSAAFVIAYIMETFGMKYRDAFAYVQERRFCINLNAGFVHQLQEYEAIYLAELTIQMMSPL; encoded by the coding sequence ATGAGACGAGAGATGCAGGAAATTTTGCCCGGATTGTTTCTAGGCCCATATTCTTCCGCCATGAAGAGCAAGCTACCTATCCTACAGAAACATGGAATAACTCATATAATATGTATAAGACAAAATATTGAAGCAAACTTTATTAAACCCAACTTTCAACAATTATTTAGATATTTAGTCTTGGATATTGCAGATAATCCAGTTGAAAATATAATACGTTTTTTCCCCATGACTAAAGAATTTATTGATGGGAGCTTACAAAGTGGAGGAAAAGTTCTTGTCCATGGGAATGCAGGGATCTCCAGGAGTGCTGCCTTTGTTATTGCATACATTATGGAAACATTTGGAATGAAGTACAGAGATGCATTTGCTTATGTTCAAGAAAGAAGATTCTGTATTAATCTTAATGCTGGATTTGTCCATCAACTTCAGGAATATGAAGCCATCTACCTAGCAGAATTAACAATACAGATGATGTCGCCACTTTAG